A window of Streptomyces puniciscabiei genomic DNA:
GGGCCCCGGCCGGAAGACAACCGCGGTGGCCGATCCGACCTGGTCCTCCCCGAGCCCGCGACGCACCGCTGCGGCACGCGGCCGTGAGCCGCCGAAGCCCGGTCGGGCGGAGTGCCTCGCAGGCCGAGGGTGACCGCGGTGCCCGATGCCCCGACCGCCCCTCGGCCGACCGCCGTTCCCCCGCCGGTCCCGGCCTCGATGCCCTCTGGACGGCGGTCTCGCTCACGCGACGCCGAGCCGCGCGGCGAGGTCCGGCAGGGCGGTGACGGTCAGGTCGGCCGGCAGTGCCGTCGAGGGGTAGGGGCGAGCGGTACGGCACAGCCAGGCGGTGGCCAGGCCCGCGCGGGCGGCGCCGTCGAGGTCCCAGGGGTGCACCGAGACCAGCAGTGCCGCGCCGGCCGGCACTTCCATGGCGTCCAGTGCGTGGGCGTAGGCCTCCCGCGCGGGCTTCCAGCGGCCCGGCCCCGCCACGTCCAGGTGCCTCTCGAAGCAGTCGGTCAGTCGGGCCCGGCCGAGCACGGCGCGGGTGGTGTCGGCGGAGCCGTTCGTCAGGGTGGCCAGCCGGTACCCGGCGGCGCGCAGGGCCTCCACCCCGGCGGGCACGTCCGGATGCAGGGGCAGCTCGGGCAGTCCGGCGAGCACGTGCGCCGCGGCCCGTTCCGGGTCGGTGGCGCCCCCTGTGGCGGCCGCCAGGGTCCGCAGTCCGTCCCCGGCGACGGCGGCGAAGGACGCGTGACCCCCGGCGAGGGTCAGCGCCACGCCGTCGCGCAGCACCCCGGCGAACCAGGCGGACAGCAGATGGCCGGGCAGGCCGACCTGCTCCAGACGGCCGGCGAGCGGGGTCATGTCGGTGAGTGTCTCGTTGACGTCGAACACCAAGACCCGGGGTCGGTCACCGCGCAAGGGGGTCACCTCTCGGCGCGGGCAGGGCGACTCCCCGCGCCTCCCGCTCCCGCTCCGCCCGAAACCCCGAATCCTCGCGAGCCTCCCGCTCCTCCCGGTTCACCCAGGACCAGGTGACGGCCGCCGCGGCGATGCCGATGGGCAGCATGCCGACGATCATGGCGAGGCCCTGTGCCGAGTGCCCCGCGGCGACGACCCGCTCGGGCCGGTCGGAGGCCGCGGATCGCCGCCGCAGGAGGACCCGGGCGACCACCCCGAGGATCACCAGGGACACGCAGCCCGCGACGATGGACTCCAGCGTGAAGACGTTCCCGAAGATGTGACGCTGCCTCACCGCGCCGCCGCCTCGGCCCCGGCGCCCCCGACGCTCATGCGATCACTCCCGTCACCTCGTTCGGGACCGAGACCACCGGACATTACGGGCACCCGATACGGTCCGTGCGCCGACACACCGCTGCGGCGGAGTCCCCCGGATCCGCCCCCTCGCACCTTCCGGGTCCGTTTGGCCGCGCCCGGCCGGGGTACTCCGCCGCTCGCCAGGGTGAGGGATGCCCTGGCCGCGCGCATCCTGGAGAAGAGTGCCCCGAGCGGGAGGAGTGGCCGTGGGCGTACGCACCTGGATCGACTCCTGGCCGGTGTACCGCCAGCTGACCGGCACCGATCCGCTGGGCCGGGGCGCCGCGGCGAAGAGCGGGCCCAGCGAGCGCCTACAGCCCCGGGTGGCCACGGCGGACCGGGTGGTGAAGTCCGTCTGCCCGTACTGCGCGGTGGGCTGCGGCCAGAACGTGTACGTCCAGGACGGGAAGGTCACCCAGATCGAGGGCGACCCGGACTCCCCGATCTCCCGCGGGCGGCTGTGCCCCAAGGGCGCGGCGAGCCTGCAGCTGACCACCGGGGACGCCCGCGAGCACCACGTCCTCTACCGGCGCCCGCACGGTACCGAGTGGGAACGCCTGGACCTCGGCACCGCGATGGACATGATCGCCGACCGGGTGATCGAGGCGCGCCGGGCGGGCTGGCAGTGGGAGGTCGACGAGACCCGCACCCGGCGCACCCTCGGCATCGCGAGCCTCGGCGGGGCCACGCTCGACAACGAAGAGAACTACCTGATCAAGAAGTTGTTCACGGCGCTGGGAGCGATCCAGATCGAGAACCAGGCGCGTGTTTGACACTCCTCCACCGTTCCCGGTCTGGGAACCTCGTTCGGACGCGGCGGCGCGACCACCTTCCAGCAGGACCTGCAGAACGCGGACTGCATCGTCATCGAGGGCTCGAACATGGCCGAGTGCCATCCGGTCGGGTTCCAGTGGGTGATGGAGGCCAAGGCGCGGGGTGCGAAGGTGATCCACGTCGACCCGCGGTTCACCCGTACCAGCGCGCTGGCCGACCTGCATGTGCCGCTGCGCGCGGGCACGGACATCGCCTTCCTCGGCGGCATCGTCAACTACGTGCTGGAGCACGAGAAGTACTTCCGCGACTACATCGTGGCGTACAGCAACGCCCCGGTGATCCTCCGGGAGGACTTCCGCGACACCGAGGACCTGGCGGGTGTGTTCTCCGGCCTGGACGCCCGGAACGGCTCCTACGACAACGCCAGTTGGCAGTACGAGGGCACCGAGGTCCAGGCGGCCTCCGGGGAGCGCGACCAGGAGTACGAGAAGCGTACCCGCGGCGGCAGTTCGGTGACCGAGGCGGCACGCGGCGAGGCGCACGGCTCCGGCGGCGCCGTCATCCCCGAGGGCGAGCCCGAGCGCGACGAGACGCTGACCCATCCGCGCTGTGTCTTCCAGGTGCTCAAGCGGCACTACGCCCGCTACACACCGGAGATGGTCGAGGAGGTCTGCGGGGTGCCGCGGGACCTGTTCCGGCGGGTGTGCGAGCTGGTCACCGAGAACTCCGGCCGCGACCGGACCACCGCCTTCGCCTACGCGGTCGGCTGGACCCAGCACACGGTAGGGGTGCAGTACATCCGGGCGGCCTGTGTCCTGCAGACCCTGCTCGGCAACATCGGCCGGCCGGGCGGCGGCATCCTCGCGCTGCGCGGACACGCCTCCATCCAGGGCTCCACGGACATCCCGACCCTGTTCAACCTGCTGCCGGGCTACATCCCGATGCCGCACGCCCACCAGAACCAGGACCTGGACGCCTTCGTGCAGGCCGACGCGGCCCACAAGGGCTACTGGGGCAACATGCGGTCGTACCTGGTGAGCCTGCTCAAGGCGTACTGGGGTGACGCGGCGCGGGCCGACAACGACTTCTGCTTCGACTACCTGCCACGGCTGACCGGCAGCCACTCGGCGTACGAGACGGCCATGGCCCAGCGGGAGGGCATCTGCAAGGGCTACTTCCTGTACGGCGAGAACCCGGCGGTCGGCAACGCCAACTCCAAGCTGATGCGGCTCGGCATGGCGAACCTGGACTGGCTGGTGGTCCGCGACTTCTCGCTGATCGAGTCGGCGACCTGGTGGCAGGACGGGCCCGAGATCGAGACCGGTGAGCTGCGCACCGAGGACATCCGCACCGAGGTGTTCTTCCTGCCGGCCGCCGCGCACACCGAGAAGGACGGCAGCTTCACCAACACCCAGCGGCTGCTGCAGTGGCACCACCAGGCGGTCGAACCGCCCGGCGAGGCGCGCAGCGACCTGTGGTTCACCTACCACCTGGGGCGGATCATCCGCGAGAAGCTCGCCGGGTCCGCCGACGAGATGGACCGGCCGCTGCTCGACCTCACCTGGGACTATCCGACGAAGGGCCGGCACGCCGAGCCGGACGCGGAGGCCGTCCTCGCCGAGATCAACGGCCATGACGCCGAGGGGAACCCGCTGTCCTCCTACGAGGAGCTGAAGCCGGACGGCTCGACGTCCTGCGGCTGCTGGATCTACTGCGGTGTCCGCGCCGACGGCGTCAACCAGGCCGCCCGCCGCAAGCCCGGCCGGGAGCAGGACTGGGTGGCCGCCGAATGGGCGTGGGCCTGGCCCGCCAACCGGCGGATCCTGTACAACCGCGCCTCGGCCGACCCGCGGGGCAGGCCCTGGAGCGAGCGCAAGGCGCTGGTGTGGTGGGACGCGGAGAAGGGCGAGTGGTCCGGGCACGACGTGCCCGATTTCAAGAAGGACAAGTCGCCCGGTCACCAGCCGCCCGAGGACGCGACCGGTCCGGAGGCGCTGTCCGGCACGGACCCGTTCATCATGCAGGCCGACGGCAAGGCCTGGCTGTACGTGCCGTCCGGGCTCACCGACGGCCCGCTGCCGGTCCACTACGAGCCGCAGGACTCGCCGTTCCCGAACCTGCTCTACGGCCAACAGCGCAATCCGGTACGGCAGTTGATGCCGTCGCTGCCCGACAACCGCTACCAGCCGAGCGGTGACGAGCCCGGCTCCGAGGTGTTCCCGTACGTGGCCACCACCTACCGGCTCACCGAGCACCACACGGCGGGCGGCATGTCCCGCTGGCAGCCGTATCTGGCCGAGCTGCAACCGGAGTTCTTCTGCGAGGTCTCCCCGGAGCTGGCGGCCGAGCGGGGCCTGGAACACGCCGGGTGGGCGACGATCGTCAGCGCTCGCGGGGTGATCGAGGCGCGGGTGCTGGTGACGGACCGCATGGCCCCGCTGAGGGTGCACGGGCGCCCGCTGCACCAGGTGGGGCTGCCGTACCACTGGGGTCCCAACGGCTACAGCACCGGGGACGCGGCCAACGAGCTGCTGCACCTGTCACTGGATCCGAACGTCCACATCCAGGAGTCGAAGGCGTTCGCCGCGGACATCCGCCCGGGCCGGCGACCGCGCGGTCCGGCCTCGGTGGAGCTGGTGCGGGCGTACCGGGCCCGGGCGGGCATCGACGAGCACACGGGCACCGAACCCTAAGCCCTACCTGAGCACGATCGAGCGGGCTCCGCGCGGCACCAGTTCTCCCACCACCGGCGCCCCGGGCACCTCGCCGGCGACCAGCAGGCCGCCGGAGGTCTGGGCGTCGGCCAGCAGCAGCCGGGTGTCGGCGTCGGAGCCGCCGAAGTCGGTGTGCGGGGCGACCCATGCGAGGTTGCGCCGGGTGCCGCCGCTGACGTACCCGTCGCGGACGGCCTCCCGGGCCCCGTCCAGGTACGGGACGGCGGCGGTGTCGATCACGGCGGTCACTCCGGAGGCCCGTGCCAGCTTGTGCAGATGGCCGAGGAGGCCGAACCCGGTCACGTCGGTGGCGCAGGTGGCGCCGGCCGCGAGGGCGGCTGCGGCGGCGTCCCGGTTGAGCGCCGTCATGGTGGCGATCGCCTGCTCGAACCGCTCGCCGGTGGCCTTGTGCCGGTTGTTGAGCACCCCCACGCCGAGCGGCTTGGTCAGGCAGAGCGGCTGCCCCGGCCGGCCGGCGTCGTTGCGCAGGAGCCGTTCGGGGTCCGCGAGGCCGGTGACGGCCATGCCGTACTTGGGTTCCGGGTCGTCGACGCTGTGCCCGCCGCCGACATGGCAGCCGGCCTCGGTGGCGATGTCCAGGCCACCGCGCAGCACCTCGCGGGCCAGCTCGAAGGGGAGCCGGTCGCGCGGCCATGCCAGCAGGTTCACGGCGAGCACCGGCCGGCCGCCCATGGCGTACACGTCGGACAGCGCGTTGGCGGCGGCGATGCGTCCCCAGTCGTAGGGGTCGTCCACGACGGGGGTGAAGAAGTCGGCGGTGCAGACGACCGCGGTCCCCCCGTGCCTGACCACGGCGGCGTCGTCACCGGTGGCGAGGCCGACGAGCAGCGGCGTGTCGCCCCCGGCGAGCCGGGGCACGCTCAGCCCTGCCACCACCTCCTCCAGCTCTCCCGGCGGGATCTTGCAGGCGCAGCCGCCGCCGTGCGCGTACTGGGTGAGCCGGACGGGCGCCGGGTGGACCGGTGGGGATGTCGATGTCATGGCGGCGGTCTCCTGGGGCAGTAGCCTGACGAGCGGTGGAGGCGTGTGGGTGCCTGGTGGCCCTCCCGGTCTTCAAAACCGAGGGGCCCGAGGATCTCGGGCCGGCGGGTTCGATTCCCGTCCGCCTCCGTTCACCGCGTCCGCGCGGCAGCGGCGGCGCCGGTCGTCGACGCGCTCGGTGTGCCCCCGGGCGTCCAGGAACTCCAGCAGCGGTACGGCGACCCGCCGGGTGGTGCCGAGCGCACGCCGGGCCTCTTGAACCGTGAAGGGCTGGGGCAGGGTGCGCAGCACGGCGGCGGCCGCGGTGTCGGCGCCGGGCAGCAGCACGATGCCGTCGGCGATCCGCAGCAGCGCACCGGCCGTGACGGCCGCGGCCAACGCCCTGCGGTCCAGGCCGAGTTGGGCGAGCCGGCCGGCCTCGGGGGCACAGAAGGGCGCACCGGCGAGGTCCTCGCGCACGGCGTCCACGGCGGCTCGGACGGGCGGGGGCAGGGCGGGGCGCCGGCCGTCGGAGGCGTACAACCGCCCTTGCCCGCTGCGGAGTCGGGGCGTGGCGTCGGCCAGGGCGTCGACGAGGGCCCGGTCGGGCAGGCCCAGCAGCCGGCGGGCCGCCTCGCCGGGCAGACCCGGGTCCAGCGGGTGTTCCCTCGCATACCGCTCGACCTCGCCGGCCAGCCGCTCCTTCAGGGCGATCCAGTAGGTGCCGTCCGCAAGCCAGTCGCCCGTGACGGGTTCGGTGGGAGCCGGGACGCCCATGGCCAGCAGGTCGGCGCGCCGGATCAGTCTGCGGCGGCGCAGTTCGGCGGCGCCGTCGGGGATTCCGGTCAGGTCGGCGAGTTCGGCGGCGCGGGCCCGGCCGGCGCCGCGCCGGGTCAGCCGGGGTGGCCGTACGTCGAGGACGGTGGCCGCGCAGGGCATGCGGGTGCCGCCCGGTTCGCGCAGCACCGCGCGGTCGCCGACCCGCAGCGGCAGGCCCCGGGCGAGGGTCAGCCGGGTGGTGTCCTCGCCGAGCGGGCGGACGGTGACGGGCACGGCGGCGGTGCCGATGTGCAGGGTGACGCGACGGGGCAGGTCAGCGGCCGGCTCGCCGGTGATCCGTACGTCGAGGACGTCGCTGTGCAGCCAGCGGTCCGGGGTCAGCAGCACCTGCCCCCGGCGCAGGCCGTCGGTGCCCCGGCCGTGCAGATTGACCGCCACACGGGCCACCCCGCTGACCGCCGTACGGTCCTCGTGCAGGGTCTGCAGCGCGCGCACCCGGAGCACGGCGGAGCCGTCCCCGGTGACCAGCCGGTCGCCGACGCGCAGGGTGCCCGCGCCGAGGGTGCCGGTCACCACGGTGCCGTGTCCGCGCACCGAGAAGGCCCGGTCGAGCCACAGCCGTACGTCGGCGTCGGGGTCGGGGTCGGTCAACTCGCCCGCCAGTCGCGCCAGTTCACCGCGCAGTTCGTCCAGTCCCGCACCGGTGACGGCGCTCACCGCGACCGCGGGGACCTTGCCGAGGGAGCTGCGGGCCAGCCGGTCCAGGGACTGGGCGCGTACGGCTTCGGGGTCGGCGAGGTCGCTGCGGGTCACGGCGAGGACGGCGTGCCGGACGCCGAGCGCGTCGAGGACGGCCAGGTGTTCCTCGGACTGCTGCTGCCAGCCCTGGTCGGCGGCGACCACGAACAGCACGGCGGGCACCGGTCCGACCCCGGCCAGCATGGTCGGCACGAAGCGCTCGTGTCCCGGCACGTCGACGAAGGCGAGGTGCTCCCCGTCCGGGCCGAGCCGTGTCCACACGAAGCCCAGGTCAAGGGTGAGCCCCCGGCGGCGCTCCTCCTCGTAGCGGTCGGGTTCCATGCCGGTGAGGGCCCGTACCAGGGCGGACTTGCCGTGGTCGACATGGCCGGCGGTGGCGAGCACCCTCATCACGTCCCCCGCTCCTCGGACGGCCGGGCGGAGCGCACGGCATCGGCCAGCCGTTCGTCGTCCCGCTCGGGCACCGCGCGCAGATCCAGCAGGCAGCGGCCCGCCTCCAGCCGGCCCACCACGGGGACCGGGCCGGTGCGCAGCGCGGCGGCGTACGGTTCGGGCAGGGAGAGTGCCGCGCTGGGCAGGGTGACTCCGGGGGCGCCTCCGCCGCCGACGGTGGCACAGGTGTCGACGGCCCGTACGTCGATGCCGTCGGCGGCGAGACCGCCGGCGAGCCGGTGGGCGCGGGCGCGCAGGCCGTCCGGGTCGGCGGTGAGGGCGAGGGCGGTCGGGGTGGACGGGCCGGTGAGGGTGGCCTCCAGGGCGGCGAGGGTCAGCTTGTCGACGCGAAGGGCGCGGGCCAGCGGGTGCCGGGCGAGGGCGCGGACCAGGTCCCTCTCGCCCAGCAGCAGTCCGCACTGGGGGCCGCCGAGGAGCTTGTCGCCGCTGGCGGTGACGAGGGCGGCGCCCGCCCGGAGTTCGGTGTCGGCGTCGGGTTCCTCGGGCAGCGCCGGATGCGGGGCGAGCAGTCCGGAGCCGATGTCGACGACGACCGGCACACCCAGACCGGTGAGTTCCGCGGTCCCGGCGGAGCGGGTGAAGCCGGTGACACGGAAGTTGGACGGGTGCACCTTGAGCACGAACCCGGTGCCGGGGCCGATCGCGGCCGCGTAGTCGGCCGGGGCGGTGCGGTTGGTCGTGCCCACCTCGCGGAGCCGGGCACCGGTCGTGACCAGCAGGTCGGGCAGCCGGAAGCCGTCGCCGATCTCCACCATCTCGCCCCGGCTGACGACGATCTCCTTGCCGGCCGCGAGGGCGGTGGCGGCGAGCACGAGGGCGGCGGCGCCGTTGTTGACGACGTGCGCGGCCCCGGCGGACGGCACCCGCTCGTGGAGGGCTGCGAGGGCGGAGCGGCCGCGGCGGGCGCGCACCCCGCTCGCCAGGTCCAGTTCGACGTCCGTGGGTCCGGCGGCCTCCTGGACGGCCTGCCGGGCGGCGGGCGACAGCGGGGCCCGGCCGAGGTTGGTGTGCAGCAGCACGCCGGTGGCGTTGATGACCGGGCGCAGTCCGCTCGCGGTGGCGGGCAGCAGGGCCACGGCCGTCTCCGGCACCTGCTCGGGCGGGATGCCGCCCTTCCGGGCCCGTTCCTGCGCCGCGCGCACGGCGGCCTTCACCACACCGGCACCGAGCCGGTCCACCGCCGCCGACAGCCGGGGATCGCGCAGCAGGTCGTCGGTGCGCGGGATGCGGCGGCGGGCGTCGGCGCCGTCCGGGGACCGCACGGCGGGGTCCGTCGGCCGTACGCATGGCTGTGAAGGTCGTGCGGCCGTGTTCTCGCAGCCTTCCGCAGGGCCGGCCAGGGGCCGGGCCGCCCCGGTCCGCTGCTGCGCCGCGTTCGCCGTCCGCCGCTCCATGCCGCGCCTGTCCCTCCGGTCCGGCCCGGGCCCGCCCGGGCTCCCCCATCGTCCCCCAGTGCCCCGGACCGGCCGTTCGACACGCCGGGAGAGTGTTGGCGCGGGCCACGGCCCGGGTACTCGGCGCCGCATGAAGGACAAGGACCACATGCACGACAAAGGCCGTCCGCACGGCGAGGACCGCGGCCGGCAGGACGAGAGCGCGTCGGCCGCCGAGCGGGCCGCACGCCGGCAGCGCGAGAGGGACCGCGAGCGCGCCTCGGCCGAGCCGTTCGACTACCCCTATCAGGAGCGCCGGGCCGGGGTCAGGGCGCGGCGTCATGTGAGCGAGGCAGAGGCCGCCGCGGACATGCCGCCGGGCATCCCGGGCGGTTACGGCACGACCGGCGGCGGCCAGTCCGGCGCCACCGGCACCGCGCACCCGCCGACTCCCACTCCCCGGGACGTCAGGTCGCGCAAGGGCTCCGCCGAGCCGGGCGGGGACGACGAGGGTCCGGTGAACCGGTCCGGCCGGTGACACGGGACGCCATCACGGGGGTGCGGTCGGCCAGGGCCGGTCGTCCGTGCCATGGGTGTCCTCGGTGTGCGGCTGTTCCCGGGGCGGTGGGGCCTCGCCCGCGGTCAGGTGTTCCAGGACCTCGACCAGTTCCTGGCAGGCCCTCTCCACCGAGCTGCGGGTGTTGCGCTGCTCGGTGATCAGGGCGGACAGCAGGAGCGCGGTCAGGGCCATCGCGCCGTTGAACGCCTGGAGCTTCGCCATGATCTCGATCCGGCTCAGCCCCTCGAAGGCCCCGGCACGGTCCGTCGCCGCGACCGTGGCCAGCACGGACGTCAGCAGGGCGCACAGCACGCTGCCCACCAGCTGGAAACGCAGGGCGGCCCAGATGAGCAATGGGTAGACGAGGTAGAGCACGCTGATCGTGCTGTAGATGGCCACGGGCACGACAGCGCAGGTGACGACGGCCAGCGCGGTCGCCTCCCGCCAGCGGCCCAGGGGCGGCGGCCAGCACGCGCGGTGGAGCAACAGCAGCAGCGGGGTGACGAGCAGCACCCCCATGACATCGCCCACCCACCAGGCCAGCCAGACGGGCCAGAAGCTGTCCGGGTTCAGCTTGTCCAGGAGGACGAGGAGGCCGACGCCGATGGTCGAGCTGATCAGCATGGCGGTCAGCGCGGCCAGGAACACCAGGGCGACACCGTCCCTGAGCCGGCCGAGATCGGTGTGGAAGCGGGCCCGGCGCAGCAGGAGTGCCGCGCACACCGGGGCGCCGGTCTGGCCGACCAGGGTGACGAGCACGTCGGGGCCGGGGGTGCTGATGGCCATCACAGCGAAGAAGGCGCCGATCGTGATGCCGGGCCAGCAGCCCAGGCCGAGGATCAGCAGGGCGGCGACGGCGACGCCGGTCGGCGGCCAGACGGGGCTGACGACGGCGCCCTCGACGGAGAGTTCGCGCAGGAGTCCGAGCCGGGCCGCGGCGTAGTAACAGGCCGCGACGGCCAGTACCTCGACGGCGTAGCGGCCGGGCCGGCGCAGATCGTCGATACCCACCACAGCAGCCATCTCACACCGGTGGCCCCGCGTCGGCGACGCGAGCGCCGGTGCGGTCCGGCCCTATGGCTGAATCAACGGGCGTTGCGCGGGGCCGTCCGGGGCGGTGGGTGCCGGATCCGCGTACCGTGTCCCGGCCGTCGTGGCCGGACCGGTGCTCATGGTGGGGGCCCGTCGAGGCCCACGACGAGGACGGCCGCGTCGTCCTCGTGGCCGACGCTCTCGGCGCACTTGATCACGGCGGCGGCCAGGGCATGGGCCTCCAGGCTCGCCACGGCGGCGATGCCGGCGAGGCGGACCACCTGCTCGAGGCCGTCCTCGACGGTGAGCGAGGGGCCCTCCACCACACCGTCGGTGAGCAGCACGAACACGCCGCCCGTGGTGAGCCGGTGCCTGCTCACCGGGAACTCCATGCCCTTGTCGATGCCGAGCGGCGGCCCGCCCTCGTCGTCGGCGACGCCCGACTTGCCGTCGGCCGTGGCCCACACGAACGGGATGTGGCCGGCCCGTGCGCTCTCCAGCACTCCGCTGGCCGGGTCGAGGCGCATGAAGGTGCAGGTGGCGAACAGGTCGCTGCCCAGCGACAGCAGCAGGTCGTTGGTGCGGGCGAGGAGTTCGCCCGGCTCGCCGGTGACGGAGGCGAGGGCGCGGAGCCCGGCCCGTACCTGGCCCATGAAGGCGGCGGCCTCGATGTTGTGCCCCTGGACGTCACCGATGGCGAGCCCGATCCGCCCGTCGGGCAGGGTGAACGCGTCGTACCAGTCACCGCCCACGTTCAGGCCGAGGTTGGCCGGCGTGTAGCGGACGGCGAGGTGCAGGCCCGGTGCGCTGGGCAGGTCACGGGGCAGCATGCCGCGCTGCAGGGCGATGGCCAGCTCGACCTGGGTGCGCTGCAGCACCGCGCGCTCTCGTGCCTGGGCGGTGAGCGAGCCGAGTCTGGCCAGCAGCTCATCGCCTTCGTCCGTGGAGCGGTTGCGGGGCATCGGTCACTTCCGACGGGGCGGTGGCCGTCGAGGACCAGCCGCCTGAATTCTCGGCAAACGTCTAGATTTTACCTATATCGG
This region includes:
- a CDS encoding haloacid dehalogenase type II — translated: MRGDRPRVLVFDVNETLTDMTPLAGRLEQVGLPGHLLSAWFAGVLRDGVALTLAGGHASFAAVAGDGLRTLAAATGGATDPERAAAHVLAGLPELPLHPDVPAGVEALRAAGYRLATLTNGSADTTRAVLGRARLTDCFERHLDVAGPGRWKPAREAYAHALDAMEVPAGAALLVSVHPWDLDGAARAGLATAWLCRTARPYPSTALPADLTVTALPDLAARLGVA
- the fdh gene encoding formate dehydrogenase; this translates as MGVRTWIDSWPVYRQLTGTDPLGRGAAAKSGPSERLQPRVATADRVVKSVCPYCAVGCGQNVYVQDGKVTQIEGDPDSPISRGRLCPKGAASLQLTTGDAREHHVLYRRPHGTEWERLDLGTAMDMIADRVIEARRAGWQWEVDETRTRRTLGIASLGGATLDNEENYLIKKLFTALGAIQIENQARVUHSSTVPGLGTSFGRGGATTFQQDLQNADCIVIEGSNMAECHPVGFQWVMEAKARGAKVIHVDPRFTRTSALADLHVPLRAGTDIAFLGGIVNYVLEHEKYFRDYIVAYSNAPVILREDFRDTEDLAGVFSGLDARNGSYDNASWQYEGTEVQAASGERDQEYEKRTRGGSSVTEAARGEAHGSGGAVIPEGEPERDETLTHPRCVFQVLKRHYARYTPEMVEEVCGVPRDLFRRVCELVTENSGRDRTTAFAYAVGWTQHTVGVQYIRAACVLQTLLGNIGRPGGGILALRGHASIQGSTDIPTLFNLLPGYIPMPHAHQNQDLDAFVQADAAHKGYWGNMRSYLVSLLKAYWGDAARADNDFCFDYLPRLTGSHSAYETAMAQREGICKGYFLYGENPAVGNANSKLMRLGMANLDWLVVRDFSLIESATWWQDGPEIETGELRTEDIRTEVFFLPAAAHTEKDGSFTNTQRLLQWHHQAVEPPGEARSDLWFTYHLGRIIREKLAGSADEMDRPLLDLTWDYPTKGRHAEPDAEAVLAEINGHDAEGNPLSSYEELKPDGSTSCGCWIYCGVRADGVNQAARRKPGREQDWVAAEWAWAWPANRRILYNRASADPRGRPWSERKALVWWDAEKGEWSGHDVPDFKKDKSPGHQPPEDATGPEALSGTDPFIMQADGKAWLYVPSGLTDGPLPVHYEPQDSPFPNLLYGQQRNPVRQLMPSLPDNRYQPSGDEPGSEVFPYVATTYRLTEHHTAGGMSRWQPYLAELQPEFFCEVSPELAAERGLEHAGWATIVSARGVIEARVLVTDRMAPLRVHGRPLHQVGLPYHWGPNGYSTGDAANELLHLSLDPNVHIQESKAFAADIRPGRRPRGPASVELVRAYRARAGIDEHTGTEP
- the selD gene encoding selenide, water dikinase SelD, with protein sequence MTSTSPPVHPAPVRLTQYAHGGGCACKIPPGELEEVVAGLSVPRLAGGDTPLLVGLATGDDAAVVRHGGTAVVCTADFFTPVVDDPYDWGRIAAANALSDVYAMGGRPVLAVNLLAWPRDRLPFELAREVLRGGLDIATEAGCHVGGGHSVDDPEPKYGMAVTGLADPERLLRNDAGRPGQPLCLTKPLGVGVLNNRHKATGERFEQAIATMTALNRDAAAAALAAGATCATDVTGFGLLGHLHKLARASGVTAVIDTAAVPYLDGAREAVRDGYVSGGTRRNLAWVAPHTDFGGSDADTRLLLADAQTSGGLLVAGEVPGAPVVGELVPRGARSIVLR
- the selA gene encoding L-seryl-tRNA(Sec) selenium transferase; the protein is MRSPDGADARRRIPRTDDLLRDPRLSAAVDRLGAGVVKAAVRAAQERARKGGIPPEQVPETAVALLPATASGLRPVINATGVLLHTNLGRAPLSPAARQAVQEAAGPTDVELDLASGVRARRGRSALAALHERVPSAGAAHVVNNGAAALVLAATALAAGKEIVVSRGEMVEIGDGFRLPDLLVTTGARLREVGTTNRTAPADYAAAIGPGTGFVLKVHPSNFRVTGFTRSAGTAELTGLGVPVVVDIGSGLLAPHPALPEEPDADTELRAGAALVTASGDKLLGGPQCGLLLGERDLVRALARHPLARALRVDKLTLAALEATLTGPSTPTALALTADPDGLRARAHRLAGGLAADGIDVRAVDTCATVGGGGAPGVTLPSAALSLPEPYAAALRTGPVPVVGRLEAGRCLLDLRAVPERDDERLADAVRSARPSEERGT
- a CDS encoding MASE1 domain-containing protein; this encodes MVGIDDLRRPGRYAVEVLAVAACYYAAARLGLLRELSVEGAVVSPVWPPTGVAVAALLILGLGCWPGITIGAFFAVMAISTPGPDVLVTLVGQTGAPVCAALLLRRARFHTDLGRLRDGVALVFLAALTAMLISSTIGVGLLVLLDKLNPDSFWPVWLAWWVGDVMGVLLVTPLLLLLHRACWPPPLGRWREATALAVVTCAVVPVAIYSTISVLYLVYPLLIWAALRFQLVGSVLCALLTSVLATVAATDRAGAFEGLSRIEIMAKLQAFNGAMALTALLLSALITEQRNTRSSVERACQELVEVLEHLTAGEAPPPREQPHTEDTHGTDDRPWPTAPP
- a CDS encoding PP2C family protein-serine/threonine phosphatase; amino-acid sequence: MPRNRSTDEGDELLARLGSLTAQARERAVLQRTQVELAIALQRGMLPRDLPSAPGLHLAVRYTPANLGLNVGGDWYDAFTLPDGRIGLAIGDVQGHNIEAAAFMGQVRAGLRALASVTGEPGELLARTNDLLLSLGSDLFATCTFMRLDPASGVLESARAGHIPFVWATADGKSGVADDEGGPPLGIDKGMEFPVSRHRLTTGGVFVLLTDGVVEGPSLTVEDGLEQVVRLAGIAAVASLEAHALAAAVIKCAESVGHEDDAAVLVVGLDGPPP